ATCTAACTTTTCCTTTGGTGGCAGGGTTGCGGGCTCTACAATTTATTGGTCTAGCTACGAACAAAAAAGAATAGTTATTGATATGGAAAGTTATAACGATGTGAATCTTATTTTTTATAAAAGGTATGACGATCAAATCATTTATCTTGATATAGAACTTGAGATAGAACATGATTACAATGAGACGAGAAAATTATACCTAAAATATTCAGATGAATCTGAAGCAAATTTAGTTTATAAACATAAAAGCTACTCTGATATTGCATCTAGATTCCCAATATATAAAGGATGGTATATGCAAAAAAGATCCTACTTATCAGGAAGTCAAGTCCCATATCTTATGAAATTGTAGACTTTTTAGCAAAAATTACAATTTTGGTATATAATGTATATACAAATAAAAAATTAAAATGAAGGATTAAAAATGGATATTAAAATAACAGAACTTCTTATTAATCTAAATGAAATAAAACTCATAGCCGTAATGATTTTTGTAACAGTACTGGTTTTAGGGGTACTAATTCTTTTAAAACCGTTATTAAAAGACATACTATCTATAGTCATAGGTAAGTTTTTTAGAAACGGAAATGGAAATAACCATATTAAAAAACGGGATTAATTTATGAAATTATCTAAAGATAATGTTGAGCTTGGACTTACATCTATATCAAACCTTATTGATATATTTTCTAAATTTGAAGATGAATTTGATGAAATGGCACACAAAGGATTCTTTTTGGTTTATGAACTGTATTCTCATTACCAATTAATCTATACGGCAAATATGGAAAGACTTGAGAGTGCATTAACCCCAACAATAACTAAAACACTCGCCCCAATAAATGAGAAAATCAATCAATGTATTGATCTAGTCAATTCTGATGAAAAAAATCTAAAAATATCTAATAAGCTAAAATTCAATCAAGAAGGA
This is a stretch of genomic DNA from Borreliella afzelii. It encodes these proteins:
- a CDS encoding BlyA family holin, which produces MDIKITELLINLNEIKLIAVMIFVTVLVLGVLILLKPLLKDILSIVIGKFFRNGNGNNHIKKRD
- a CDS encoding BlyB family putative holin accessory protein, with protein sequence MKLSKDNVELGLTSISNLIDIFSKFEDEFDEMAHKGFFLVYELYSHYQLIYTANMERLESALTPTITKTLAPINEKINQCIDLVNSDEKNLKISNKLKFNQEGKPIYQERNT